Part of the Coregonus clupeaformis isolate EN_2021a chromosome 31, ASM2061545v1, whole genome shotgun sequence genome, CTTCTTCCATGTCCTTCTGTAACCCATACTTGGTCTCTACTAAATCAGTCTCTATCTCCTCTGAAAATCTGGCCTCTGTCTCATCGGTGTCCTCTGATGAATCAGCACCTGTTCTATTCATTTTTTCTAATAGCTCAATCTTTGGCCTAACTTCCTCTGGTAATTCGGCTACTGTCCTCACTAATCCAACTTCGGTCTCCACCGTATCCCCAGCCTCAGATTCCACTAATTCCTCTACATCTGTCTCCACCGATGGCTCCGTCTCAGTCCTATGTCTTTTTACCTCTTTGTCCTTCTGTGATCCAGACTCAGTCTCAGGTAATTCCTCCAATAATTCAGACTCAATCACTGTTGTTTCCAAAAACATTCTGGCCTCTGTGTCAACTATTCCAGCCTCTGTTTCATCTGATGGCGATGCATCTATCCTTGCTAGGTCCTCTAGTATTTGAATGTCTGTTTCATTCAGTAATACAGAATCTGTTCTCTCCGTTTCCCACAGTGATTTCGCTGCTTTCTCGACCGCGCGCTCGTCTACTACTGTATCAGAGGCATTCTCAATATCCTCACTTTCAAATAATCCTTCAACAGTTTTCGGATCTTCTTTCCCTTCCATGAGTTCACTCACTGGTGAATTGTCCGATTTAAAACTAGTTCCAGTGTTCTCTACACTTTCTAACTGTTTGGTATCACTATCGGTGTGTACTTCTTGTAAATGGGTGGTGTTGACATCATCGTCGTCGTCAACTTCCAGGATCTTCGGTGCCGTATTCTCGTCTAACTCTTTGCCATTGTTGATTTCCGGAGTTTCTTCACACGCTACATGTTTTGGCTCCTGAGCCACAACAGGCTCCTCACATAGCCCAAGGGAAATGTATTTCGCCACGCCTCTGATTTCCACTCTATTGTTGTCTTCCACAGTATCAACCACTGAAATAAGTTTTTCCTCCACTTCATTAAGGGGGTCCTCGTCTTCTTTTGAGATCTTTTCTTCCTCTAGTTTATTTCTCTCCTGATCAAAAAAAGTATTCAGTCCAGTCACTTTATCTTTCACATCCTCTGCCTCTGTATGCACCTTCGTCCCAATGTTGATTACAACGTCTTCTATCTTGTTAGTGCCCCCGTCCTCAATCACTTTGGATCCATCCTCTAACACTGGGCTGTCAATTCTTTCAATATTGCACTCCATTCTCTGCTCGTCTGTAACAACAGTTATCTCATCATTTGACACAAAGACTCTTTTGTCATAGGCTATTTGTAATTCTAACTCTGCCTCAGAAGCAAAAATGTCCTGGCCTCTTCCCAATTTTCTATCTTCGTCTGATAATCCTTCACAAAGCAGTCGTGGGTTGGGGTCATTTTCTTGATCAAGCTTCTCTATGGTTCCTTCATCAAACTTCAAACGATTGTCACCATATTCATGTTTGTTATTGTTTTCTGAGACTTTGAAATCATTGTATGGTCCAAAGTCCCCGTCCAATATCTCTTCCTGTTCTCTTGTGTCCATCTCTTCTATTGTTCcattctcttcctcactctcctccttcctcctaaGTTCTTCCATATCATCGCTATTCTCCCCTCCCCCTGAGAATTCTACTATTTCTGCTACGTTCCACCCTTCTTTGTCTGTCTCCATGAAGAGCACTGCTGTTTCTTCCTCTCCAACTTTTTCATTGAATCTTACCATGGTTTCatcctctgtactttgctcatcGTGTATCGTTAATCTGTCCTTATTTTCCTCGTCCCTATTCTTATCTAAAAGCGCGGCAGGTTCAGCACAGGCTGATGTAAGGTTTGGGGACTCTATATCAAAATGTAGTTCTCCATCTCTATTATTTTCATGTTCCTCTGTTTTGGTTCCTTCTTCACCACAGTGGAATTCTTCAGtaacttcttcttcttcctcttttcTTGCTGCCACTTCACCTCTTAATCTATTTGCTTCAGCACAGTTGTAACTCTCAGCATGTCCTTGTGCTCCCTGATCCTTAGACCTTTCAGATGTCGGCTCTCTGAATAAGATCTGGACCCCAGTGAATAACACCGATTGGACCCCTTTCCCCATATTTAATTCTTCTTTAGTAACATGCTGGATTGTGTCTTTATTTTCTGCTTGGTCCACCTGCTCTTGTTTTATATCCTCCTCCTCATGGGATGCTTTGCTATCACTCCCTCTGTTGGATTGTCCAGTGTATTGCACATTTTCTCTGCCGAGCCCTGGACCAATGATAACATTGCACTGTTCCCAGGCAACGACATGTTGT contains:
- the si:ch211-136m16.8 gene encoding neurofilament medium polypeptide isoform X2 — translated: MDSPASALSRAGRTFWTVWNYLTEVVGRYLSPEPTNIGTNDTNSRQEVTAAPQTEDHVDGAKNEIKATEVTFEIGSELKKPQHVVAWEQCNVIIGPGLGRENVQYTGQSNRGSDSKASHEEEDIKQEQVDQAENKDTIQHVTKEELNMGKGVQSVLFTGVQILFREPTSERSKDQGAQGHAESYNCAEANRLRGEVAARKEEEEEVTEEFHCGEEGTKTEEHENNRDGELHFDIESPNLTSACAEPAALLDKNRDEENKDRLTIHDEQSTEDETMVRFNEKVGEEETAVLFMETDKEGWNVAEIVEFSGGGENSDDMEELRRKEESEEENGTIEEMDTREQEEILDGDFGPYNDFKVSENNNKHEYGDNRLKFDEGTIEKLDQENDPNPRLLCEGLSDEDRKLGRGQDIFASEAELELQIAYDKRVFVSNDEITVVTDEQRMECNIERIDSPVLEDGSKVIEDGGTNKIEDVVINIGTKVHTEAEDVKDKVTGLNTFFDQERNKLEEEKISKEDEDPLNEVEEKLISVVDTVEDNNRVEIRGVAKYISLGLCEEPVVAQEPKHVACEETPEINNGKELDENTAPKILEVDDDDDVNTTHLQEVHTDSDTKQLESVENTGTSFKSDNSPVSELMEGKEDPKTVEGLFESEDIENASDTVVDERAVEKAAKSLWETERTDSVLLNETDIQILEDLARIDASPSDETEAGIVDTEARMFLETTVIESELLEELPETESGSQKDKEVKRHRTETEPSVETDVEELVESEAGDTVETEVGLVRTVAELPEEVRPKIELLEKMNRTGADSSEDTDETEARFSEEIETDLVETKYGLQKDMEEDILHVRTETVLSVETVKTDTDSSDESLESRSLEISEAGLSEESVDGEAGLQEIYTEIPDVEKESGLSEETIDAGLSEKTDVPDTEFVKNTEAGLMLEAELSDETEAVLKEKTEDNMPNKSLEIEGGLFWETDETEALVTEEVVKTGPGVSKQTDFGSQGQLLEIEVGVIEKSQVEWSEETVETDAGLPEENRGDGAKAGFSSPSGIKNVDQNLQLQFDASALDFTAQKSRIALKNPHARPPRDPRTLLQMPSLTPSPSKPTVHVPVRGPIGIPMRGMGGIGIKLPGLSASGLTILRKTEKGVRDEKNTENIPQKSEIEQDVRDESPKKEETQNKQEERKTKWTPPRHPGFGSPLMMNELKNKLKKTTKESGDD
- the si:ch211-136m16.8 gene encoding uncharacterized protein si:ch211-136m16.8 isoform X1; this translates as MDSPASALSRAGRTFWTVWNYLTEVVGRYLSPEPTNIGTNDTNSRQEVTAAPQTEDHVDGAKNEIKATEVTFEIGSELKKPQHVVAWEQCNVIIGPGLGRENVQYTGQSNRGSDSKASHEEEDIKQEQVDQAENKDTIQHVTKEELNMGKGVQSVLFTGVQILFREPTSERSKDQGAQGHAESYNCAEANRLRGEVAARKEEEEEVTEEFHCGEEGTKTEEHENNRDGELHFDIESPNLTSACAEPAALLDKNRDEENKDRLTIHDEQSTEDETMVRFNEKVGEEETAVLFMETDKEGWNVAEIVEFSGGGENSDDMEELRRKEESEEENGTIEEMDTREQEEILDGDFGPYNDFKVSENNNKHEYGDNRLKFDEGTIEKLDQENDPNPRLLCEGLSDEDRKLGRGQDIFASEAELELQIAYDKRVFVSNDEITVVTDEQRMECNIERIDSPVLEDGSKVIEDGGTNKIEDVVINIGTKVHTEAEDVKDKVTGLNTFFDQERNKLEEEKISKEDEDPLNEVEEKLISVVDTVEDNNRVEIRGVAKYISLGLCEEPVVAQEPKHVACEETPEINNGKELDENTAPKILEVDDDDDVNTTHLQEVHTDSDTKQLESVENTGTSFKSDNSPVSELMEGKEDPKTVEGLFESEDIENASDTVVDERAVEKAAKSLWETERTDSVLLNETDIQILEDLARIDASPSDETEAGIVDTEARMFLETTVIESELLEELPETESGSQKDKEVKRHRTETEPSVETDVEELVESEAGDTVETEVGLVRTVAELPEEVRPKIELLEKMNRTGADSSEDTDETEARFSEEIETDLVETKYGLQKDMEEDILHVRTETVLSVETVKTDTDSSDESLESRSLEISEAGLSEESVDGEAGLQEIYTEIPDVEKESGLSEETIDAGLSEKTDVPDTEFVKNTEAGLMLEAELSDETEAGIVDTEARIFLETTVIESELLEELPETESGSQKDKEVKRQRTETEPLVETDVEELVESEAGETVETEVGLVRTVAKLPEEVRPKIELLEKMNRTGADSSEDTDETEARFSEEIETDLVETKYGLQKDMEEDILHVRTETVLSVETVKTDTDSSDESLESRSLEISEAGLSEELVDSEAGLQEIYTEIPDVEKESGLSEETVDAGLSEKTDVPDTEFVKNTEAGLMLEAELSDETEAVLKEKTEDNMPNKSLEIEGGLFWETDETEALVTEEVVKTGPGVSKQTDFGSQGQLLEIEVGVIEKSQVEWSEETVETDAGLPEENRGDGAKAGFSSPSGIKNVDQNLQLQFDASALDFTAQKSRIALKNPHARPPRDPRTLLQMPSLTPSPSKPTVHVPVRGPIGIPMRGMGGIGIKLPGLSASGLTILRKTEKGVRDEKNTENIPQKSEIEQDVRDESPKKEETQNKQEERKTKWTPPRHPGFGSPLMMNELKNKLKKTTKESGDD